Proteins from a genomic interval of Oncorhynchus mykiss isolate Arlee chromosome 21, USDA_OmykA_1.1, whole genome shotgun sequence:
- the LOC110490791 gene encoding low affinity vacuolar monovalent cation/H(+) antiporter, with protein MSHIKAPIVDTERRRRRSTAESSDTQWDHDPRVYRRTSQCDRLCVDIGSHVAETPSPDVSHQYTPKCLSAHKGGTTPCHYGEEVWQDGSSLRTTIRAENEVEANKLANNYRFGFRKWKSHVTERPIEDRSDIVRELYSELNFVRPQGSLITCGNIAYLILFGWWISLAYLLVCLLMFLTIIGVPYGKLCWKLSCYFLWPFGKSILKPRSLVRRCCVKFPHCEAIPEESDSKEVKESTPLLMPPSVPIEVPPQRTRYWCRVSTYVWLLLGYPLLGLIHSLACFLSWILVFTIPVAKMNARTLAIILLMPPEDVHIHRLKKPQGCDSQVLLCCYHAFNWYYYKYTLDGINVFAVNLLPLVITTLVVGYVDTENQFVSSEAKFAAAVSSIIPLSYYIGMGIASISAQSNFAVGAVVNATFGSITEMTFYITALLRGHKAGTKCYEEIVKAALTGTLLGCILFIPGISMIIGGFKHREQRFNSRSAGVSSALLFISVGGVFAPTLFSKAYGSLVCAGCSSSQANTSGPFTCMDCHYDMSGSNEPLYLRHIEPLVYTISVLLPSAYLIGLIFTLKTHSHIYDIQVSDVHDHHQGQCPPGGASGGHGTVHWSRLRALSVLIMATLLMAACADLTTEHIKPILDHSAISQYFIGVTVLAMVPEIPEIFNGIQFALQNNISLSLEAGNCIAVQVCMIQIPLLILFNTFYDVGFVLLFSDLHLWASIFSVIVVNYIFMDGKSDYFQGTALVVVYLILLALYFFAPSPHAC; from the exons ATGTCCCACATTAAAGCTCCTATTGTTGATACGGAGAGGCGTAGGCGGAGGTCCACGGCTGAAAGTTCAG ATACCCAATGGGACCATGACCCCAGGGTCTACCGCCGTACATCCCAGTGTGACCGACTGTGTGTGGACATTGGCAGTCATGTGGCCGAAACCCCTTCCCCAGATGTCTCCCACCAATACACCCCCAAATGTTTGTCTGCACACAAAG GAGGCACCACTCCATGTCACTATGGGGAAGAGGTTTGGCAGGATGGCTCGAGCTTGAGGACCACCATCCGAGCAGAGAATGAAGTCGAGGCAAACAAACTGGCCAACAACTACAGG TTTGGCTTCAGAAAGTGGAAGAGTCACGTGACTGAGAGGCCCATCGAGGACAGGTCGGACATTGTGAGGGAGCTGTACTCAGAGCTGAACTTTGTCAGACCCCAAG GTTCATTGATCACTTGTGGAAACATCGCATACTTGATTTTATTTGGATGGTGGATCTCTTTAGCCTACCTCTTGGTCTGTCTCCTAATGTTTCTGACCATCATTGGAGTTCCTTATG GGAAGCTGTGTTGGAAGTTATCATGCTACTTTCTGTGGCCCTTTGGGAAGTCCATACTAAAG CCCAGAAGCCTGGTCAGGCGATGCTGTGTGAAGTTCCCTCACTGCGAGGCCATCCCAGAGGAATCTGACTCAAAGGAGGTGAAGGAGTCTACACCCCTGCTCATGCCCCCTTCTGTCCCCATCGAGGTCCCCCCACAACGGACGCGTTACTGG TGTCGTGTCAGTACCTATGTGTGGTTGTTGCTAGGCTACCCTCTCCTGGGGCTGATCCACAGCCTGGCCTGCTTCCTCTCCTGGATCCTGGTCTTCACCATCCCCGTGGCCAAGATGAATGCCCGCACCCTGGCCATCATCCTCCTCATGCCCCCTGAGGACGTCCACATCCACCGGCTGAAAAAG CCGCAAGGGTGTGATAGCCAAGTGCTTCTCTGTTGCTACCACGCCTTCAACTGGTACTACTACAAATACACCTTGGACGGAATCAATGTGTTCGCTGTCA ACCTGCTGCCCCTGGTCATCACAACCCTGGTGGTCGGCTACGTGGACACAGAGAACCAGTTTGTCAGCTCGGAGGCCAAGTTCGCCGCTGCCGTCAGCTCCATCATCCCACTGTCTTATTATATTGGCATGGGCATCGCCAG tatctCAGCCCAGAGTAACTTTGCGGTGGGAGCAGTGGTTAACGCCACGTTTGGCTCCATCACAGAGATGACCTTCTACATCACTGCCCTGTTGAGGGGTCACAAGGCCGGCACCAAGTGCTATGAGGAGATCGTCAAGGCTGCTCTCACTGGAACCCTGCTGGGCTGTATTCTCTTTATCCCA GGTATCAGCATGATCATCGGGGGCTTTAAACACAGGGAGCAGAGGTTCAACAGCCGCTCTGCAGGGGTCAGCTCAGCACTGCTCTTCATATCAGTAGGAG GCGTATTTGCCCCAACCCTGTTCTCCAAGGCCTACGGTAGCCTGGTGTGTGCGGGCTGCTCTAGCTCTCAAGCCAACACCAGCGGGCCCTTTACCTGTATGGACTGCCACTATGACATG AGTGGAAGTAACGAACCCTTATATCTCAGACATATTGA GCCTCTGGTATACACCATCTCCGTGTTGCTGCCCTCCGCCTACCTGATTGGCCTCATCTTCACCCTGAAGACCCACTCCCACATCTACGACATCCAAGTCAGTGACGTGCACGACCACCACCAGGGTCAGTGCCCACCGGGGGGCGCCAGCG gtggtcaCGGTACTGTCCACTGGTCCAGGTTGAGGGCTCTGTCTGTGCTGATCATGGCCACGCTGCTAATGGCTGCCTGTGCCGACCTCACCACGGAGCACATCAAACCCATCCTCGACCACTCCGCCATCTCCCAG TATTTCATCGGCGTGACCGTGTTGGCGATGGTGCCGGAAATTCCCGAGATCTTCAACGGAATCCAGTTTGCCCTGCAGAATAACATCAGCCTCAG CTTGGAGGCGGGAAACTGCATAGCAGTGCAAGTCTGCATGATTCAGATTCCCTTACTCATCTTGTTCAACACTTTTTAT GATGTGGGATTCGTGCTCCTGTTCAGTGACTTGCATCTTTGGGCCAGCATCTTTAGTGTGATTGTGGTCAACTACATTTTCATGGATGGCAAGTCTGACTACTTTCAGG GGACTGCTTTGGTGGTGGTTTACCTCATTCTACTGGCGTTGTACTTTTTCGCCCCATCACCCCACGCCTGTTGA
- the LOC118936456 gene encoding kelch domain-containing protein 10 isoform X1, translating into MSAAEGDRSSEQLNKFEKLTVRPPVRVAGLHMPPARSGHRCVADNTNLYVFGGYNPDYDESGGQENEDYPLFRELWRYHFATGTWQQIRTEGYMPTELASMSAVLHGNNLLVFGGTGIPFGENNGNDVHVCNVKYKRWSLLNCRGKKPNRIYGQAMAIINSFLYVFGGTTGYIYSTDLHRLDLNTREWIHLKPNNPPDDLPEERYRHEIAHDRQRIYILGGGTSWTSYPLDKIHAYNLETNSWEEISTKPHDKIGYPAPRRCHSCVQIRNDVFLCGGYNGEVIVADLWKINLQTFQWTKLPAVMPEPAYFHCAAVTPAGCMYIHGGVVNIHENKRTGSLFKIWLVVPSLLELCWERLLKAHPQLAQLPTMQLLHLGLTQELIERLK; encoded by the exons ATGTCGGCCGCAGAAGGCGATCGCAGTTCGGAACAACTGAATAAATTCGAGAAACTGACAGTGAGGCCTCCAGTCAGAGTAGCAG GTCTCCATATGCCCCCAGCTCGGAGCGGGCATCGCTGCGTGGCAGACAACACCAACCTGTACGTGTTCGGGGGGTACAACCCGGACTATGATGAGTCGGGCGGCCAGGAGAACGAGGACTACCCGCTGTTCAGGGAGCTGTGGAGGTACCACTTTGCCACGGGCACTTGGCAGCAGATCCGTACAGAGGGCTACATGCCCACCGAGCTGGCCTCCATGTCAG CTGTTTTACATGGAAACAATCTGCTGGTGTTCGGTGGCACTGGGATTCCCTTTGGGGAAAACAACGGGAATGACGTCCACGTCTGCAACGTCAAGTACAAGCGGTGGTCGCTGCTCAACTGCCGAGGGAAGAAGCCCAACCGAATCTATGGACAG GCGATGGCCATCATTAACAGCTTCCTGTATGTGTTTGGGGGTACGACGGGTTACATCTACAGCACAGACCTGCACAGACTGGACCTGAACACCAGAGAGTGGATCCACCTCAAACCCAACAACCCACCAGACGACCTACCTGAGGAACG GTACAGACATGAAATAGCACACGACCGTCAGAGGATATACATCCTGGGAGGAGGGACTTCCTGGACCTCCTATCCTCTGGACAAG ATACATGCATACAACCTGGAGACAAATTCCTGGGAGGAGATATCAACCAAGCCTCATGATAAAATAG GGTACCCTGCTCCCAGGAGATGTCACAGCTGTGTGCAGATACGGAACG ATGTGTTTCTATGCGGAGGTTACAACGGTGAAGTCATTGTGGCTGATCTGTGGAAGATCAACCTGCAGACGTTCCAGTGGACCAAGCTCCCAGCAGTGATGCCTGAGCCAGCCTATTTCCACTGTGCTGCTGTGACCCCG GCTGGCTGCATGTACATCCACGGTGGTGTGGTGAACATCCACGAGAACAAGCGGACTGGCTCCCTGTTTAAGATCTGGCTGGTAGTGCCCAGCCTGCTGGAGCTGTGCTGGGAGCGTCTGCTCAAGGCCCACCCCCAGCTGGCTCAGTTACCCACCATGCAGCTCCTCCACCTGGGCCTCACACAGGAACTCATCGAGCGCTTGAAATAA
- the LOC118936456 gene encoding kelch domain-containing protein 10 isoform X2, with protein MSAAEGDRSSEQLNKFEKLTVRPPVRVAARSGHRCVADNTNLYVFGGYNPDYDESGGQENEDYPLFRELWRYHFATGTWQQIRTEGYMPTELASMSAVLHGNNLLVFGGTGIPFGENNGNDVHVCNVKYKRWSLLNCRGKKPNRIYGQAMAIINSFLYVFGGTTGYIYSTDLHRLDLNTREWIHLKPNNPPDDLPEERYRHEIAHDRQRIYILGGGTSWTSYPLDKIHAYNLETNSWEEISTKPHDKIGYPAPRRCHSCVQIRNDVFLCGGYNGEVIVADLWKINLQTFQWTKLPAVMPEPAYFHCAAVTPAGCMYIHGGVVNIHENKRTGSLFKIWLVVPSLLELCWERLLKAHPQLAQLPTMQLLHLGLTQELIERLK; from the exons ATGTCGGCCGCAGAAGGCGATCGCAGTTCGGAACAACTGAATAAATTCGAGAAACTGACAGTGAGGCCTCCAGTCAGAGTAGCAG CTCGGAGCGGGCATCGCTGCGTGGCAGACAACACCAACCTGTACGTGTTCGGGGGGTACAACCCGGACTATGATGAGTCGGGCGGCCAGGAGAACGAGGACTACCCGCTGTTCAGGGAGCTGTGGAGGTACCACTTTGCCACGGGCACTTGGCAGCAGATCCGTACAGAGGGCTACATGCCCACCGAGCTGGCCTCCATGTCAG CTGTTTTACATGGAAACAATCTGCTGGTGTTCGGTGGCACTGGGATTCCCTTTGGGGAAAACAACGGGAATGACGTCCACGTCTGCAACGTCAAGTACAAGCGGTGGTCGCTGCTCAACTGCCGAGGGAAGAAGCCCAACCGAATCTATGGACAG GCGATGGCCATCATTAACAGCTTCCTGTATGTGTTTGGGGGTACGACGGGTTACATCTACAGCACAGACCTGCACAGACTGGACCTGAACACCAGAGAGTGGATCCACCTCAAACCCAACAACCCACCAGACGACCTACCTGAGGAACG GTACAGACATGAAATAGCACACGACCGTCAGAGGATATACATCCTGGGAGGAGGGACTTCCTGGACCTCCTATCCTCTGGACAAG ATACATGCATACAACCTGGAGACAAATTCCTGGGAGGAGATATCAACCAAGCCTCATGATAAAATAG GGTACCCTGCTCCCAGGAGATGTCACAGCTGTGTGCAGATACGGAACG ATGTGTTTCTATGCGGAGGTTACAACGGTGAAGTCATTGTGGCTGATCTGTGGAAGATCAACCTGCAGACGTTCCAGTGGACCAAGCTCCCAGCAGTGATGCCTGAGCCAGCCTATTTCCACTGTGCTGCTGTGACCCCG GCTGGCTGCATGTACATCCACGGTGGTGTGGTGAACATCCACGAGAACAAGCGGACTGGCTCCCTGTTTAAGATCTGGCTGGTAGTGCCCAGCCTGCTGGAGCTGTGCTGGGAGCGTCTGCTCAAGGCCCACCCCCAGCTGGCTCAGTTACCCACCATGCAGCTCCTCCACCTGGGCCTCACACAGGAACTCATCGAGCGCTTGAAATAA
- the LOC118936456 gene encoding kelch domain-containing protein 10 isoform X3, translating to MPPARSGHRCVADNTNLYVFGGYNPDYDESGGQENEDYPLFRELWRYHFATGTWQQIRTEGYMPTELASMSAVLHGNNLLVFGGTGIPFGENNGNDVHVCNVKYKRWSLLNCRGKKPNRIYGQAMAIINSFLYVFGGTTGYIYSTDLHRLDLNTREWIHLKPNNPPDDLPEERYRHEIAHDRQRIYILGGGTSWTSYPLDKIHAYNLETNSWEEISTKPHDKIGYPAPRRCHSCVQIRNDVFLCGGYNGEVIVADLWKINLQTFQWTKLPAVMPEPAYFHCAAVTPAGCMYIHGGVVNIHENKRTGSLFKIWLVVPSLLELCWERLLKAHPQLAQLPTMQLLHLGLTQELIERLK from the exons ATGCCCCCAGCTCGGAGCGGGCATCGCTGCGTGGCAGACAACACCAACCTGTACGTGTTCGGGGGGTACAACCCGGACTATGATGAGTCGGGCGGCCAGGAGAACGAGGACTACCCGCTGTTCAGGGAGCTGTGGAGGTACCACTTTGCCACGGGCACTTGGCAGCAGATCCGTACAGAGGGCTACATGCCCACCGAGCTGGCCTCCATGTCAG CTGTTTTACATGGAAACAATCTGCTGGTGTTCGGTGGCACTGGGATTCCCTTTGGGGAAAACAACGGGAATGACGTCCACGTCTGCAACGTCAAGTACAAGCGGTGGTCGCTGCTCAACTGCCGAGGGAAGAAGCCCAACCGAATCTATGGACAG GCGATGGCCATCATTAACAGCTTCCTGTATGTGTTTGGGGGTACGACGGGTTACATCTACAGCACAGACCTGCACAGACTGGACCTGAACACCAGAGAGTGGATCCACCTCAAACCCAACAACCCACCAGACGACCTACCTGAGGAACG GTACAGACATGAAATAGCACACGACCGTCAGAGGATATACATCCTGGGAGGAGGGACTTCCTGGACCTCCTATCCTCTGGACAAG ATACATGCATACAACCTGGAGACAAATTCCTGGGAGGAGATATCAACCAAGCCTCATGATAAAATAG GGTACCCTGCTCCCAGGAGATGTCACAGCTGTGTGCAGATACGGAACG ATGTGTTTCTATGCGGAGGTTACAACGGTGAAGTCATTGTGGCTGATCTGTGGAAGATCAACCTGCAGACGTTCCAGTGGACCAAGCTCCCAGCAGTGATGCCTGAGCCAGCCTATTTCCACTGTGCTGCTGTGACCCCG GCTGGCTGCATGTACATCCACGGTGGTGTGGTGAACATCCACGAGAACAAGCGGACTGGCTCCCTGTTTAAGATCTGGCTGGTAGTGCCCAGCCTGCTGGAGCTGTGCTGGGAGCGTCTGCTCAAGGCCCACCCCCAGCTGGCTCAGTTACCCACCATGCAGCTCCTCCACCTGGGCCTCACACAGGAACTCATCGAGCGCTTGAAATAA